GTCAGGAAAAAGTTGAGTGGTTTTATTAATGAGCATGACTTTTTTTCCTCCAGAATGACACAGTCACTATCCGCACCAGGAAGTTCATGACCAATCGCCTACTTCAGAGAAAGCAGATGGTGAGGAGGGCACCTCAcaggttggttggttggttggttggttgttttggagatttgTTTTATTATAATGAACACTACATTTTGTCTCCTTTTAGGTCATCGATGTCCTTCATCCTGGGAAGGCAACAGTACCTAAGACAGAAATTCGtgaaaaactagcaaaaatgtacAAGACTACACCAGATGTCATTTTTGTATTTGGATTCAGAACCCATTTTGGTGGTGGAAAGACAACTGGCTTTGGCATGATTTATGATTCCTTGGattatgcaaagaaaaatgaaccCAAACACAGACTTGCTAGGGTAAGTGTCTTTTGTGCAACAGCTATTGAAGATTTGGTTATCCGATAGCATTGTGGGTGTGGTAGAATACAAGACCAAGCAGTCTGGTGAGGAACAACATACAAACAtacaaggaatttaaaaatgttaagatgAAAGATTGATTAATGTACAAGTAGAGTATGAGTGTTCAGATTTGGAGTCTGGCATTTAGGTTGGGTTTAGAAAGATGGATAAAATAGTGCTTGTAGAGATGAGCTAAGTAGAAAGTAGGGATGAGGCAGCTGTGGTTCCCACCTGTAATTCCATCTGTTGGGAAGGCGGCCCTGGAAaaaactcaagatcctatctgaaaaacaactggcTGATACTGCAGTGTTCTTATTttttggtaatggggtttgaactcagggcctcatgcttgctagaaaggcactctaccacttgagctactccaccagccctttttttgtgttgggaactatttgcttgactggctttgaaccgtgatcctcctaatttctgcctcctaggattataggcatgagccactgatgcgtGGCTAGTACACTGTTTTTTAATTGGTGCTCTGGGTAGGCCTTGCTGAGGAGGTGACTTGAAGCTAAGGCCCTTGTAAAGATTTGGAAATAGTGTTAAGGCAGCAGGAACCAGCAAGTGCGGAGGTTGGCCAAGTGAAGATGAGTAGGTCAGAATCTCAatggtggggtgggtggggttCTGTAGAAGTTTCAGTGtccacagagagaaaaagatgaaagtgAGAAACGCTGAAAGGGAAGCtggttgaagaaaatgaaaagctgtGTTTCAAAGCCCTCTAACTCCAGTTTTCCTATAAGAGTGTGGGTAATGGTGAGTCAATGTTTGCAAATCACCTACATAAACTCCTCTCTCTCAGCATGGCCTGTATGAGAAGAAAAAGACCTCAAGGAAACAGCGAAAGGAACGTAAAAATAGGATGAAGAAAGTCAGGGGGACAGCAAAGGCCAATGTTGGTGCTGGCAAAAAGGTATGATTCAAGGAGCATACAGAAATGTCATGAATTGTAGGTCTTTAGTTTGGTAAAGGGAGGGTTTTGTTAataacttttaatgtttttttttttttctctcctggatTACAGAAGGTAATGTGTTTGGAGAAGCTATGTAGCGTAGTAGTATGTTAATTTCCTTAGAGTAGCCTGGCCCGCCCCTCTTGCGCTCATAGATTGGCACAACATGGGGCCACATttgttcaataattttttttgttttggtgggcaAAGTTTTCCTTTTACTGCTAGTTGGCATGAACTGTAATTCATGAATTACATGAACAGGGGGTGCAGATCCTGTTCCTTGGGATTTAACTTAATTTATTAACTTGGACACTGGTTTAAGAAACAGTTGGATCAATGTGGCCCACATTTTTCTGGCATCTAAGATCTCAGAATTGCTTTCCTCCAGTTAGCTTAGACCTATGTGGTTTTAATGGAAGCACTTTTTACCAGCTTTGCTACCTGATTGTGAATAGGTGAATGGAATTAAGGTGTTGGGTTAAATAATTAAGtgttctgtgaatttttttttttttttgccttttcctctACTCTTGGATTTCTTGTTCATCAGAAATGAAGTGTCTAGCAGGTACTGAGATTATGAGCACGGTGTGGGGATGCATCACCTTCACTGAGGTTGCTTTGATGCTTTGCATGTTGGACAGCAGTTTCGTAGTATGGTCTATTAGAATGCCAATGCGCTCTTTAAAGTAGTGTTTTATGAACAAAGAGAATTTGTTAACTTTGAAAATCAAATGCATGTTATATGGCGAAGTGATTCATTGGAGGGAGATAAGTGCCCTACCAAATGGGTTCTTTTTCAGTTGAGCTTAAGAAATGCTGTATCCCAGAGTCAGTTCGCTTTATCCAACATGGCTAGGGAAGGTGGCCCTCTAGCAGTCTTCCCCTCTGAAACTGAGCC
The sequence above is a segment of the Castor canadensis chromosome 7, mCasCan1.hap1v2, whole genome shotgun sequence genome. Coding sequences within it:
- the Rps24 gene encoding small ribosomal subunit protein eS24 isoform X1; translated protein: MNDTVTIRTRKFMTNRLLQRKQMVIDVLHPGKATVPKTEIREKLAKMYKTTPDVIFVFGFRTHFGGGKTTGFGMIYDSLDYAKKNEPKHRLARHGLYEKKKTSRKQRKERKNRMKKVRGTAKANVGAGKKPKE
- the Rps24 gene encoding small ribosomal subunit protein eS24 isoform X3, producing MNDTVTIRTRKFMTNRLLQRKQMVIDVLHPGKATVPKTEIREKLAKMYKTTPDVIFVFGFRTHFGGGKTTGFGMIYDSLDYAKKNEPKHRLARHGLYEKKKTSRKQRKERKNRMKKVRGTAKANVGAGKK
- the Rps24 gene encoding small ribosomal subunit protein eS24 isoform X2; the encoded protein is MNDTVTIRTRKFMTNRLLQRKQMVIDVLHPGKATVPKTEIREKLAKMYKTTPDVIFVFGFRTHFGGGKTTGFGMIYDSLDYAKKNEPKHRLARHGLYEKKKTSRKQRKERKNRMKKVRGTAKANVGAGKKK